Proteins encoded by one window of Mycoplasma capricolum subsp. capricolum ATCC 27343:
- the rplS gene encoding 50S ribosomal protein L19: MSSKATKTVKSKFDIINNQLRDDLIDFRSGDTIRVDVKIKEGDKFRIQSFEGLVIKTQGSGITYSVVVRKMSNGVFVERTFPLHSPIIDSVTLIKRGKVRRSRIYYIRKLSGKAARIKEIMPTKQAKEIK, from the coding sequence ATGAGTTCAAAAGCAACAAAAACTGTTAAATCAAAATTTGATATTATAAATAATCAATTACGTGATGATTTAATAGATTTTAGATCAGGAGACACTATTAGAGTTGATGTAAAAATTAAAGAAGGAGATAAATTCCGTATTCAATCTTTTGAAGGATTAGTTATTAAAACTCAAGGATCAGGAATTACTTATTCTGTAGTTGTTAGAAAAATGTCAAATGGTGTATTTGTTGAAAGAACTTTTCCTTTACACTCACCAATTATTGACTCAGTTACTTTAATTAAACGTGGTAAAGTTAGAAGATCTCGTATTTACTACATTAGAAAACTTTCTGGTAAAGCTGCTAGAATTAAAGAAATTATGCCAACAAAACAAGCTAAAGAAATCAAATAA
- a CDS encoding single-stranded DNA-binding protein, which produces MNLVNIIGQLEGDATVAYTSKDGEKKLYKFVVKVPKPYKSKEVDSLDYINIKAWSNAVDDEFLLHDQAVVGIEGRIQSFTSNNDLTNIRNEIFANRILYLN; this is translated from the coding sequence ATGAATTTAGTAAACATTATTGGACAATTAGAAGGAGATGCAACTGTTGCTTATACTTCAAAAGATGGAGAAAAAAAGCTTTATAAGTTTGTTGTTAAAGTACCAAAACCATATAAATCAAAAGAAGTAGATTCACTTGATTATATTAATATTAAAGCTTGATCAAATGCTGTTGATGATGAGTTTTTATTACACGATCAAGCTGTTGTTGGAATTGAAGGAAGAATTCAGTCTTTCACTTCAAATAATGATTTAACAAATATTAGAAATGAAATTTTTGCAAATAGAATTTTATATTTAAACTAA
- a CDS encoding YeeE/YedE thiosulfate transporter family protein → MKTKWIQPLIALFFIVLLSILTIFLKSTNLRLSLIISFILGCVISRSSFDFSTGIKQAYLYKNTNLTKAFILLLALSMIIVFILKIIFDFYNINLISNISNTNNISIFTLVGSFIIGFSIIITSNCASGILFDLAKGKLKGLIGVIFFIIGSVIGYISLKLFSKTNLFIKTSSKVFLANNIYYLAILICSLLILFVLYLIVKKYENKYLKQDFNLKINNNLNDQLINNSSKKLFSYKNYYRLFIKNWSFMISSVLISICATIILVINNKTWGVSKPFLTFFVYLCSVFKINLSNVMFDEIIKITNNGLLNDSSTLINISFFIGCLVCFLLANKFKFELKINKKEFFCFTIGGFLLGFGASLANGCSVGAMYSKISTFDLSGWVFLIGMIIGIFIGIKIFIKKQNNIIQINRR, encoded by the coding sequence ATGAAAACTAAATGAATTCAACCACTTATTGCTTTATTTTTTATAGTTTTATTAAGTATTTTAACTATATTTTTAAAATCAACTAATTTAAGATTGTCTTTAATTATTAGTTTTATATTAGGTTGTGTAATTAGTAGATCTAGTTTTGATTTTTCAACAGGAATTAAACAAGCTTATTTATATAAAAACACTAATTTAACAAAAGCTTTTATACTTTTACTAGCTTTAAGTATGATAATAGTTTTTATATTAAAAATAATTTTTGATTTTTATAATATTAATTTAATTTCAAATATTAGTAATACAAACAATATTAGTATATTCACTTTAGTTGGTAGTTTTATTATTGGATTTTCTATAATAATTACAAGTAATTGTGCTTCAGGTATTTTATTTGATCTAGCAAAAGGAAAATTAAAAGGTTTAATTGGTGTTATCTTTTTTATAATAGGATCAGTAATTGGATATATTAGTTTAAAGTTATTTTCTAAAACTAATTTATTTATAAAAACTAGTAGTAAAGTTTTTTTAGCAAATAATATTTATTATTTAGCAATACTTATTTGTAGTTTATTAATACTTTTTGTTTTATATTTAATAGTTAAAAAATATGAAAATAAATATTTAAAACAAGATTTTAATTTAAAAATAAATAATAATTTAAATGATCAATTAATTAATAATTCATCAAAAAAATTGTTTAGTTATAAGAATTATTATAGATTATTTATAAAAAATTGATCTTTTATGATTAGTAGTGTTTTAATAAGTATTTGTGCAACAATAATTTTAGTTATAAATAACAAAACTTGAGGAGTTTCAAAACCTTTTTTAACATTTTTTGTTTATTTATGTAGTGTTTTTAAGATCAATTTATCAAATGTTATGTTTGATGAGATTATAAAAATTACTAATAATGGGTTATTAAATGATAGTTCTACACTCATAAATATCAGTTTTTTTATAGGTTGTTTAGTTTGTTTTTTACTAGCAAATAAATTTAAATTTGAATTAAAAATTAATAAAAAAGAATTTTTCTGTTTTACAATTGGTGGATTTTTATTAGGATTTGGAGCAAGTTTAGCAAATGGATGTAGTGTTGGAGCGATGTATTCAAAAATTAGTACATTTGATTTATCTGGATGAGTATTTTTAATTGGTATGATTATTGGAATATTTATTGGAATTAAAATTTTTATTAAAAAACAAAATAATATAATTCAAATTAATAGGAGGTAG
- a CDS encoding ABC transporter ATP-binding protein codes for MKVKNNFDHFYKPMTDEEIKEDRKSFNRGRKSFINVIWKHMKINKKWAIGLLVTAILSAFFAAFNPLLMQQLQFSVEFEKTKKVFDNFWGFNWKIILSIWIIILVITAILTYIANLFGNELGKKIEISLRNELTKKLITTDIEYYSNKKTGEILTKIVSDTQIIGMQASVIPNIIFTAFFTMIFTLITLFITTSLYIGLFFIALFLMFGILFGLAFLPMRKLVFNLRKIITDINGDVTDRINTIKLIKANGTEEYEKKRFVDIHEIYYKKYKQISYFQSVMISILFFAINTVQILMTIIALWLYKNDIDTLKAVLGPMLICAGMLIGPVMQLLRAVVGMVQASTSAQRIDEITATKQFINNHALDKKGIRIHKIEGNVVFKNVTFAYSDKPDNIILPNFNLVLEQGKSYAFVGQTGVGKSTISKLLLRFYDPSSGEVLINNNINLKDVFLPSYLNHIGYVEQDPSVLLGTVLDNLRYVKPSATDEEIILACKKAELHDLVMTWPDQYNTILGERGFILSGGQKQRLVIARMFLKDPQILILDEATSALDNVVEKEIQSKLEELMKNRTSITIAHRLSTIRNVDQIIVLAPKKGIIQTGTFKELVKKPGEFKDLYEAGFSKYDV; via the coding sequence ATGAAAGTCAAAAATAATTTCGATCATTTTTATAAACCAATGACTGATGAAGAGATAAAAGAAGATAGAAAATCTTTTAACCGTGGTAGAAAAAGTTTTATTAATGTTATTTGAAAACATATGAAAATTAATAAAAAATGAGCTATAGGTTTATTAGTTACTGCTATTTTATCTGCTTTTTTTGCTGCTTTTAATCCTTTATTAATGCAACAATTACAATTTTCTGTTGAGTTTGAAAAAACTAAAAAAGTTTTTGATAATTTTTGAGGATTTAATTGAAAAATAATTTTATCTATTTGAATTATTATTTTAGTTATTACTGCAATTTTGACTTACATTGCTAACTTATTTGGAAATGAATTAGGTAAAAAAATCGAAATTAGTTTAAGAAATGAATTAACTAAAAAATTAATAACAACAGACATTGAATATTATTCAAATAAAAAAACAGGTGAAATTTTAACTAAAATAGTTTCTGATACTCAAATTATTGGTATGCAAGCTTCTGTTATACCAAATATTATTTTTACTGCTTTTTTTACAATGATATTTACTTTAATTACTTTATTTATTACAACTAGTTTATATATTGGTTTATTTTTTATTGCACTATTTTTAATGTTTGGTATTTTATTTGGTTTAGCTTTTTTACCTATGAGAAAATTGGTCTTTAATCTTAGAAAAATTATTACTGATATTAATGGTGATGTTACTGATAGAATTAATACAATTAAATTAATTAAAGCTAATGGTACTGAAGAATATGAAAAGAAAAGATTTGTAGATATTCATGAAATTTATTATAAAAAATATAAACAAATTAGTTATTTTCAATCTGTAATGATAAGTATTTTATTTTTTGCTATTAATACAGTACAAATTTTAATGACAATAATTGCTTTATGGTTATATAAAAATGACATTGATACTTTAAAAGCTGTTTTAGGTCCAATGTTAATATGTGCTGGAATGTTAATTGGTCCTGTTATGCAATTACTAAGAGCTGTTGTAGGAATGGTTCAAGCAAGTACTTCAGCACAAAGAATTGATGAAATTACAGCCACAAAGCAGTTTATTAATAATCATGCATTAGATAAAAAAGGAATCAGAATTCATAAAATTGAAGGAAATGTAGTATTTAAAAACGTTACTTTTGCTTATTCAGATAAACCAGATAACATTATTTTGCCTAACTTTAATTTAGTTCTAGAACAAGGCAAAAGTTATGCATTTGTTGGACAAACTGGAGTAGGAAAGTCAACTATTTCAAAACTATTATTAAGATTTTATGATCCAAGCTCAGGTGAAGTTTTAATTAATAATAATATTAATCTTAAAGATGTATTTTTACCAAGTTATTTAAATCATATTGGATATGTTGAACAAGACCCATCTGTTTTATTAGGAACAGTTTTAGATAATTTAAGATATGTAAAACCTAGTGCAACAGATGAAGAGATTATTTTAGCTTGCAAAAAAGCTGAATTACATGATCTAGTTATGACTTGACCAGATCAATATAATACAATTTTAGGAGAACGTGGATTTATTTTATCTGGTGGTCAAAAACAAAGACTAGTTATTGCAAGAATGTTTTTAAAAGATCCACAAATATTAATATTAGATGAAGCAACAAGTGCATTAGATAATGTTGTTGAAAAAGAAATTCAGTCTAAATTAGAAGAATTAATGAAAAATAGAACAAGCATTACAATTGCTCATAGACTTTCAACAATAAGAAATGTTGATCAAATTATTGTTTTAGCTCCTAAAAAAGGAATTATTCAAACTGGTACTTTTAAAGAACTAGTAAAAAAACCAGGTGAATTTAAAGATTTATATGAAGCTGGTTTTTCTAAATATGATGTTTAA
- a CDS encoding ribonuclease HII → MINRKSFDDQIKLDHNITYLSGSDEAGRGCLAGPLVVASVILKPDYFNPLIKDSKKLNPKTRQVLFDEIIKNCLDYQIMIISSKQVDELNPLQASLLGFKTTISNLKITPDLALIDGNQNINLENIKTLSIIKGDDNSFSIACSSILAKVTRDKILDQYDQIYPNYGFKSHKGYCTKKHLLAIQKYGVLDIHRKSYKPIKKISKETS, encoded by the coding sequence ATGATAAATAGAAAGTCATTTGATGATCAAATTAAACTAGATCATAATATTACTTATTTATCAGGTAGTGATGAAGCTGGTAGAGGTTGTTTAGCTGGTCCTTTAGTTGTTGCTAGTGTGATTTTAAAACCTGATTATTTTAACCCTTTAATAAAAGATTCAAAAAAATTAAATCCAAAAACTAGACAAGTTTTATTTGATGAAATTATAAAAAATTGTTTAGATTATCAAATTATGATAATTTCAAGCAAACAAGTTGATGAACTTAATCCTTTACAAGCTAGTTTATTAGGTTTTAAAACAACAATTAGTAATTTAAAAATCACTCCAGATCTTGCTTTAATTGATGGTAATCAAAATATAAATTTAGAAAATATTAAAACTTTATCAATTATTAAAGGTGATGATAATAGTTTTTCTATTGCTTGTAGTAGTATTTTAGCAAAAGTTACTAGAGATAAAATACTAGATCAATATGATCAAATTTATCCAAATTATGGTTTTAAATCTCATAAAGGTTATTGCACAAAAAAACACTTACTAGCTATACAAAAATATGGTGTTTTAGATATTCATAGAAAATCTTATAAACCAATTAAAAAAATAAGCAAAGAAACTAGTTAA
- the ylqF gene encoding ribosome biogenesis GTPase YlqF, whose amino-acid sequence MSAEFNWFPGHMNKTLKDIEARIEIVDVVVEVIDSRAPYSSKNATFKKLLKDKPIVYIFSKADIADSKVTQQWVDYYIKNENSKVIVLYNRHTDVVNELINVINELTIKKREKDKAKGIKNTLINALVIGIPNVGKSTFINRVIKGKNVKVGNKPGVTRGIQLIHLNPFINLLDTPGVLPSKLESETVAVNICAINSIKDNVFPKERVAAKLMSYVYNNYDDIIEKYYKINLRLQKPISVIDSYKIFETIGIEKKWYITEDILDMERILSSFLKDLDKGKLGKISFEKVLEIVPEEIQKAINPEDNKQDNDISSLW is encoded by the coding sequence ATGAGTGCTGAGTTCAACTGATTTCCAGGTCATATGAATAAGACTTTAAAAGATATTGAAGCAAGAATTGAAATAGTAGATGTCGTTGTTGAAGTTATTGATTCAAGAGCTCCTTATTCATCAAAGAATGCCACTTTTAAAAAACTCTTAAAAGATAAACCTATAGTTTATATTTTTTCAAAAGCTGATATTGCTGATTCTAAAGTTACTCAACAATGAGTTGATTATTATATTAAAAATGAAAATTCAAAAGTGATTGTTTTATATAATAGACACACTGATGTAGTTAATGAATTAATTAATGTAATTAATGAATTAACAATCAAAAAACGTGAAAAAGATAAAGCTAAGGGAATAAAAAATACTTTAATTAATGCTTTAGTTATTGGAATTCCAAATGTTGGAAAATCTACTTTTATAAATAGAGTAATTAAAGGTAAGAATGTTAAAGTTGGAAATAAACCGGGTGTTACTAGAGGAATTCAGCTAATTCATTTAAATCCATTTATTAATTTATTAGATACACCAGGGGTTTTACCTTCAAAATTAGAATCTGAAACAGTTGCTGTAAATATTTGTGCTATTAATTCAATAAAAGATAATGTATTTCCAAAAGAAAGAGTTGCAGCTAAATTAATGAGTTATGTTTATAACAATTATGATGATATTATTGAAAAATATTACAAAATAAATTTAAGATTACAAAAACCTATTTCAGTTATTGATTCTTATAAGATTTTTGAAACAATTGGAATTGAAAAAAAATGATATATTACTGAAGATATTTTAGATATGGAAAGAATATTATCTTCATTTTTAAAAGATCTAGATAAAGGTAAGTTAGGAAAAATTTCATTTGAAAAAGTTTTAGAAATAGTTCCTGAAGAAATTCAAAAAGCTATTAATCCAGAAGATAACAAACAAGATAATGATATTAGTTCACTATGATAA
- a CDS encoding rhodanese-like domain-containing protein, giving the protein MSKKYIIIGAGLTGTLLALEIRKHDKKAQIYVYDKEETDFMDPSNYNNWDYFEYLYQETKKNDNLISYNPKYFKEKYDINVQLGTSTYQIDDQNQEVLFRKIWGSQIIKQDYNYLIICKELKADFSLLPYGFHSVPPIKNFYLIRTQDEIKWLIEYFNKNNIKDVLVVPGNLLGLKVAKNLSLANKNVSLVQIGYPTLTQINYQILDALDYDMIQMINKDLIDHNVELILKDGVSEFYDNKVKLLTSDKEIKAQAIVYTNISSDPFVVSPFQKIPNFLYPQIYNKNNETKKLAIYNDKQIIVDKNYKTNLKDVYAIGNCIKLPNCMINTEKTELQVDTIKRQINNLLNHIFKKQIKPNKIITQTSYFKLFDLNVAYTGLNKRECNSLEINYKTAHVIPTNNSDDILQQQAIHFQLIFENKTKKILGAQVISKVNIKSKVDVITKMINNNATLDDLKKYCSENKLENDVIRIVTKVALNVSDNKFNQIEHTLVRNLVESNQFILDVRSKETYNKAHIINAINIPLDELEQRHNEIPKNKPVYIHCRTGRSSYKAIKLLEKLGFNNLINIQGSFLQLSYYEYYNDKTTNREKILTDYNFD; this is encoded by the coding sequence ATGAGTAAAAAATATATAATAATTGGAGCTGGATTAACTGGTACACTTTTAGCTTTAGAAATTAGAAAACATGATAAAAAAGCTCAAATTTATGTTTATGATAAAGAAGAAACAGACTTTATGGATCCTTCAAATTATAATAATTGAGATTATTTTGAATATTTATATCAAGAAACTAAGAAAAATGATAATTTAATATCTTATAATCCAAAATATTTTAAAGAAAAATACGATATTAACGTTCAACTTGGAACAAGTACTTATCAGATTGATGATCAAAATCAAGAAGTTTTGTTTAGAAAAATATGAGGATCTCAAATTATAAAACAAGATTATAATTATTTAATAATATGTAAAGAGTTAAAAGCTGATTTTAGTTTATTACCATATGGATTTCATTCAGTACCACCAATAAAAAATTTCTATTTAATAAGAACACAAGATGAAATAAAGTGATTAATTGAATATTTTAATAAAAACAATATAAAAGATGTTTTAGTTGTGCCAGGTAACTTATTAGGTTTAAAAGTTGCAAAAAACTTGAGTTTAGCAAATAAAAATGTTAGTTTAGTTCAAATAGGATATCCAACTTTAACTCAAATAAATTATCAAATTTTAGATGCATTAGACTATGATATGATTCAAATGATAAATAAAGATTTGATCGATCATAATGTTGAACTAATTTTAAAAGACGGTGTATCTGAATTTTATGATAACAAAGTAAAATTATTAACTAGTGATAAAGAAATTAAAGCACAAGCTATAGTTTATACTAATATTTCTTCAGATCCTTTTGTTGTCTCTCCATTTCAAAAAATTCCTAACTTTTTATATCCTCAAATTTATAATAAAAATAATGAAACAAAAAAACTTGCAATATATAATGATAAACAAATCATAGTTGATAAAAATTATAAAACTAATTTAAAAGATGTTTATGCTATTGGAAATTGTATTAAACTACCTAATTGTATGATTAATACAGAAAAAACTGAATTACAAGTTGATACTATTAAAAGACAAATAAATAACTTATTAAATCATATTTTTAAAAAACAAATAAAACCAAATAAAATTATTACTCAAACTTCATATTTTAAACTTTTTGACCTTAATGTTGCTTATACAGGATTAAATAAAAGGGAATGCAATTCTTTAGAAATTAATTACAAAACAGCTCATGTAATTCCAACAAATAATAGTGATGATATTTTACAACAACAAGCAATTCATTTCCAATTAATTTTTGAAAACAAAACTAAAAAGATTCTTGGTGCTCAAGTTATTAGTAAAGTTAATATAAAATCTAAAGTTGATGTAATTACAAAAATGATTAATAATAATGCTACTTTAGATGATTTAAAAAAATATTGTAGTGAAAATAAATTAGAAAATGATGTTATTAGAATTGTAACTAAAGTTGCTTTAAATGTTTCAGATAATAAATTTAATCAAATTGAACATACTTTAGTTAGAAATCTAGTAGAAAGTAATCAATTTATTTTAGATGTTAGATCTAAAGAAACTTATAATAAAGCTCATATTATAAATGCTATAAATATTCCTTTAGATGAACTAGAACAAAGACATAATGAAATACCAAAGAATAAGCCAGTTTATATTCATTGTAGAACTGGTAGAAGTAGTTATAAAGCAATAAAATTATTAGAAAAGCTAGGTTTTAATAATCTTATAAATATTCAAGGTTCATTTTTACAACTAAGCTATTATGAGTATTATAATGATAAAACAACAAATAGAGAAAAGATTTTAACAGACTATAATTTTGATTAA